One window of the Mycobacterium haemophilum DSM 44634 genome contains the following:
- a CDS encoding NAD(P)-binding domain-containing protein — MVDGMDIGFIGLGNMGSGMAANLVKAGHQVTVYNRSPDKAQALVQQGATAARTVAEASSGAVVFSMLSDDRAVEDVVFGEDGIVTSLAPGATHVSSSTISVALSERLAAAHTQAGQRYAAAPVFGRPEASSAAELFVIAAGAPQVLEPLLPLFDAIGQRTFVVSEQPHAANLVKLSGNFLLASAVETVGEAVALVTKAGVDRQQYVDILTSTLFTAPAYQTYGGLIARQEFEPAGFAATLGLKDLRLVLAAASDLQVPLPVASLLRDRLLTLVATGNGHLDWSAVAMLADRDAGTASTPDSHHPT, encoded by the coding sequence CCGCCAACCTGGTGAAAGCGGGTCACCAAGTCACCGTCTACAACCGTTCACCCGACAAAGCGCAGGCCCTCGTTCAGCAAGGCGCGACGGCGGCGCGCACCGTCGCCGAAGCCAGCAGCGGTGCGGTTGTCTTTTCCATGCTCTCCGACGACCGGGCCGTCGAGGATGTGGTGTTTGGTGAGGACGGCATTGTGACTTCGCTAGCACCGGGCGCCACCCATGTCTCATCGAGCACCATCAGCGTCGCGCTGTCGGAGCGCCTGGCGGCCGCGCACACCCAAGCCGGTCAGCGGTATGCCGCGGCGCCGGTGTTCGGCAGGCCAGAAGCTTCTTCTGCCGCAGAACTTTTCGTCATCGCCGCGGGCGCTCCGCAGGTTCTAGAGCCGCTGCTCCCGCTGTTCGACGCTATCGGCCAGCGGACCTTCGTGGTATCCGAACAACCGCACGCTGCCAACTTGGTGAAACTGAGCGGCAACTTCCTGCTCGCGTCGGCCGTCGAGACCGTCGGCGAGGCCGTCGCGCTGGTCACCAAGGCCGGCGTTGACAGGCAGCAGTACGTCGACATCCTTACCTCAACATTGTTCACCGCGCCGGCGTATCAGACCTACGGCGGGCTGATCGCGCGACAGGAATTCGAGCCGGCCGGGTTCGCGGCGACCCTCGGCCTCAAAGACCTGCGGCTGGTGCTCGCCGCCGCATCAGACCTGCAGGTGCCGCTGCCCGTCGCCAGTCTGCTGCGCGACCGCCTGCTGACCCTGGTGGCAACCGGCAACGGACACCTGGACTGGTCGGCCGTCGCTATGCTCGCCGACCGCGACGCCGGCACGGCGTCCACGCCAGACTCACACCACCCCACGTAG
- a CDS encoding enoyl-CoA hydratase: MTVSDQTNTHELVAYETLDDGRIARIWLNRPDAHNAQNRTLLVQLDEAFSRAEADDAVRVVILAARGRNFSAGHDLGSDAALLERKPGPGQHPTFRSYGATRDAVAEKTYLQEWHYFFQNTCRWRDLRKITIAQVQGNAISAGLMLIWACDLIVAADNAKFSDVVAVRMGMPGVEYYAHPWEFGPRKAKELLLTGDALDADEAYRLGMVSKVFPLEELEAKTLEFARRIAERPTMAALLIKDSVNAASDAMGFTEALRHAFHVHELGHAHWAARNENRYPVGLPPDVEDWRTAKPAKVARRDTP, translated from the coding sequence ATGACAGTCTCCGACCAAACCAACACACACGAGCTGGTGGCCTACGAAACTCTGGACGACGGCCGCATCGCCCGGATCTGGCTCAACCGGCCCGACGCCCACAACGCGCAGAACCGCACCTTGCTGGTTCAGCTTGATGAGGCGTTTAGCCGCGCCGAGGCTGACGACGCCGTTCGTGTGGTGATTCTGGCGGCGCGTGGCAGGAACTTTTCTGCCGGTCACGACTTGGGCTCAGACGCGGCGTTGCTGGAACGCAAGCCCGGACCGGGGCAGCATCCGACCTTCCGCTCGTACGGCGCTACCCGCGATGCGGTCGCGGAGAAGACCTATCTGCAGGAGTGGCACTACTTCTTCCAAAACACCTGCCGTTGGCGCGATCTGCGTAAAATCACCATCGCCCAGGTGCAGGGCAACGCGATCTCGGCAGGTTTGATGCTGATCTGGGCATGCGATCTGATTGTTGCTGCCGACAACGCGAAGTTCAGCGATGTGGTCGCGGTGCGCATGGGTATGCCGGGCGTCGAATACTACGCTCACCCTTGGGAATTCGGTCCGCGTAAGGCCAAAGAGCTGCTGTTGACTGGCGATGCGCTGGACGCCGACGAGGCCTACCGGCTCGGCATGGTGTCCAAGGTTTTCCCGCTCGAGGAGCTGGAGGCCAAGACGCTCGAGTTCGCCCGCCGCATCGCCGAGCGGCCCACCATGGCGGCGTTGCTGATCAAGGATTCGGTCAACGCCGCCTCCGATGCGATGGGATTCACCGAGGCGCTGCGGCATGCATTCCACGTGCACGAGCTTGGGCACGCCCATTGGGCAGCCCGCAACGAGAACCGGTACCCGGTTGGCCTGCCGCCCGATGTGGAGGATTGGCGCACCGCGAAGCCGGCGAAGGTGGCCCGCCGCGACACACCGTAG
- a CDS encoding DivIVA domain-containing protein, whose translation MTLTPADVHNVAFSRARIGKRGYSEQEVDIFIDLVEQELTRHIEEDVELRNRNAELRNRDGGLRKREVALAEREAAVCQHEDQVRQQEIRLRQQETQLSHLEAQLAQRGAPLPQQLAQLRYREAQLAQHQAELTQQEAELAQWESELDQREAELDQRLDQQQAVASRVGAEVANHQMARPYPPVSQNGANGTSHRQEGRTVASVHGRHDMERMAIRAVTDTLGNTITETVHERLRRSDIDHDGSGVASEQFPQLDQLKQQNAELARTNGLLKAAAALLAAALDQP comes from the coding sequence ATGACTCTCACTCCAGCTGATGTCCACAACGTCGCCTTCTCGAGGGCGCGCATTGGCAAGCGCGGTTACAGCGAGCAAGAAGTCGATATCTTCATCGACCTGGTTGAGCAGGAGCTGACTCGACATATCGAGGAAGACGTGGAACTCCGCAATCGGAACGCCGAGCTCCGTAACCGCGACGGGGGGCTCCGTAAGCGGGAAGTCGCGCTGGCCGAGCGGGAAGCCGCCGTGTGTCAACACGAAGACCAGGTCCGCCAGCAGGAAATCCGGCTTCGCCAGCAGGAAACCCAGCTTTCCCACCTGGAGGCGCAACTCGCTCAGCGAGGAGCCCCGCTTCCTCAGCAGCTAGCCCAGCTTCGCTATCGGGAGGCTCAGCTTGCTCAGCATCAAGCTGAGCTCACTCAGCAGGAAGCTGAACTAGCCCAATGGGAATCCGAGCTTGACCAGCGCGAAGCGGAGCTTGACCAGCGGTTGGACCAACAGCAGGCGGTGGCCTCCCGCGTTGGCGCAGAGGTCGCAAACCACCAGATGGCGCGGCCGTATCCGCCCGTGTCGCAAAACGGGGCCAACGGCACGTCGCATCGCCAGGAGGGGCGGACAGTCGCCTCGGTTCACGGCCGCCATGACATGGAGCGGATGGCGATTCGGGCGGTGACCGACACGCTCGGCAACACCATCACCGAAACGGTCCATGAGCGGCTGCGCAGGAGCGATATTGACCACGACGGTTCGGGTGTGGCGTCCGAACAGTTCCCCCAACTTGACCAGCTGAAGCAACAGAACGCAGAGCTTGCCCGCACCAATGGCCTCCTCAAGGCTGCCGCGGCTCTTCTGGCGGCGGCGCTGGACCAGCCGTAG
- a CDS encoding alpha,alpha-trehalose-phosphate synthase (UDP-forming) — translation MAPGGDHGSKASRGERLGDSDFVVVANRLPVDQVRLPDGTATWKRSPGGLVTALEPLLRRRRGAWVGWPGVVDDDVDLDLDIEPFIQDDLTLYPVRLSTQDVAEYYEGFSNATLWPLYHDVIVKPIYHREWWECYVDVNRRFAEATSRTAAHGATVWVQDYQLQLVPRMLRTMRPDLTIGFFLHIPFPPVELFMQMPWRTEIIEGLLGADLVGFHLASGAQNFLFLSRHLLGANTSRGLVGVRSRFGAVQFAAIASARHLATMQPAKRAEEESRTVQVGAFPISIDSREIDQAARDRNIRRRAREIRAELGNPRKILLGVDRLDYTKGIDVRLKAFAELLAEGRAKRDDTVLVQLATPSRERVESYQLLRNDIERQVGHINGEYGEVGHPVVHYLHRPVPRDELIAFYVASDVMLVTPLRDGMNLVAKEYVACRNDLGGALVLSEFTGAAAELRQAYLVNPHDLEGVKDAIEAALNQPAEEARRRMRSLRRQVLAHDVDRWARSFLDALAEAPARDTT, via the coding sequence ATGGCTCCGGGCGGCGACCACGGCTCGAAGGCCTCACGTGGCGAGCGCCTCGGGGATTCCGACTTCGTGGTGGTCGCCAATCGACTGCCAGTCGATCAGGTGCGGCTTCCCGATGGCACTGCGACCTGGAAGCGCAGTCCAGGCGGGTTGGTCACGGCGTTAGAGCCGCTGCTGCGTCGGCGGCGGGGGGCCTGGGTCGGTTGGCCGGGCGTGGTCGACGACGACGTGGACCTCGACCTGGATATCGAGCCGTTCATCCAGGATGACCTGACACTGTATCCGGTACGGCTGAGCACACAGGACGTCGCCGAGTACTACGAAGGGTTCTCGAACGCTACGCTGTGGCCGCTGTACCACGACGTCATCGTCAAGCCCATTTACCACCGCGAGTGGTGGGAATGTTATGTCGATGTCAACCGTCGCTTCGCCGAAGCCACGTCACGCACGGCCGCCCACGGTGCGACCGTATGGGTGCAGGACTACCAACTACAGCTGGTACCGAGGATGCTGCGCACGATGCGGCCCGACCTGACCATCGGTTTCTTCTTGCACATCCCGTTCCCGCCGGTAGAGCTGTTCATGCAGATGCCGTGGCGCACCGAGATCATCGAGGGTCTGCTCGGGGCTGACCTAGTGGGGTTCCATCTGGCCAGCGGTGCACAGAATTTCCTGTTCCTGTCCCGGCATCTGCTCGGCGCCAACACGTCGCGCGGATTGGTTGGTGTGCGGTCACGGTTCGGTGCGGTGCAGTTCGCGGCGATCGCAAGCGCGCGCCATCTGGCGACAATGCAGCCCGCGAAGCGGGCCGAGGAGGAGTCCCGCACGGTCCAGGTGGGCGCGTTTCCCATCTCGATCGACTCCAGAGAGATCGACCAAGCGGCCCGCGACCGCAACATCCGGCGCCGCGCCCGCGAAATCCGGGCCGAGTTGGGCAACCCCCGCAAGATCCTGCTTGGCGTCGACCGACTCGACTACACCAAGGGCATCGATGTTCGGTTGAAGGCCTTCGCTGAGCTGCTCGCCGAGGGTCGCGCGAAGCGGGACGACACCGTCCTAGTCCAGCTGGCAACACCAAGCCGCGAACGGGTCGAGAGCTACCAGCTTCTGCGCAATGACATCGAACGCCAGGTTGGCCACATCAATGGCGAATACGGCGAGGTCGGTCATCCCGTGGTGCACTACTTGCACCGTCCGGTTCCCCGCGATGAACTCATCGCGTTCTATGTGGCCAGTGATGTCATGCTGGTTACCCCGCTGCGGGACGGGATGAACCTGGTGGCCAAGGAGTACGTCGCGTGCCGCAACGATCTTGGCGGCGCGCTCGTCCTGTCCGAATTCACCGGGGCCGCCGCGGAACTCCGGCAGGCCTATCTGGTCAACCCGCACGACCTAGAAGGGGTCAAGGACGCGATCGAGGCGGCGCTCAATCAGCCGGCCGAGGAGGCACGGCGCCGGATGCGGTCGCTGCGACGCCAAGTGCTCGCCCATGACGTCGATCGCTGGGCGCGATCATTTCTCGACGCACTCGCCGAGGCGCCGGCGCGCGACACGACGTAA
- a CDS encoding mammalian cell entry protein, whose amino-acid sequence MRWLNAVTCSVLVAVIVGLSAAGGWFYWERVQTGGEESARAVLPELAAKEIPEVFAYDYQTVERSLTAAYPLLTPDYRHEFQKSADSQIIPEAKKREVVVQANVVGVGVMFAKRDSASVMVYMNRTVTDKSRQPLYDGSRLRVDFTKIGDKWLIAYITPI is encoded by the coding sequence ATGCGGTGGTTGAACGCTGTCACCTGCTCCGTGCTGGTCGCGGTTATCGTCGGGTTGTCCGCCGCGGGTGGCTGGTTCTATTGGGAGCGGGTCCAAACCGGTGGCGAGGAGTCAGCGCGGGCGGTCCTGCCCGAGCTGGCGGCCAAGGAGATACCCGAGGTTTTCGCTTACGACTACCAGACCGTCGAACGCAGCCTCACGGCTGCCTATCCGTTGCTGACGCCTGACTATCGCCACGAGTTCCAGAAGAGCGCCGATTCGCAGATCATCCCGGAGGCGAAGAAACGCGAGGTGGTCGTTCAGGCCAATGTCGTGGGCGTGGGGGTCATGTTCGCCAAACGCGATTCGGCGTCGGTGATGGTTTACATGAACCGCACCGTGACGGACAAGTCACGGCAGCCGCTCTACGACGGCAGCCGGTTGCGGGTCGACTTCACGAAGATCGGCGACAAATGGCTGATCGCCTACATCACGCCCATCTAG
- a CDS encoding virulence factor Mce family protein, producing the protein MIDRLTKIQVGIFALVTAITLTLIVIFYLRVPAAFGIGTYHVTADFEAGGGLYKNANVTFRGVAVGRVESVGLNPSGVDAQMRLNSGTAIPLNVIASVKSVSAIGEQYVDLVPPAKPSSIKLRNGSRIQRSNTRIGEDVATLLHQVEALVNSLGDTRLRDLLHETFAAANGSGPELARLLESARLLVDEANADYPQISQLIDQAGPLLQAQIRAGADIKSLADGLARVTSELRQADPQVRSTLANAASTADEGSTAFSGIRPSFPALAASLANLGRVGVIYHKSIEQLLVVLPALFAALTTAAGGAPQDEGAKLDFKVDLNDPPPCAVGFLPPPLIRSPADETLRELPKDMYCKAAQNDPSTVRGARNYPCQEYPGKRAPTIQLCRDPKGYVPVGTNPWRGPPIPSGTPVTDGRNILPPNKFPYIPPGADPDPGAPIVGPPPPGEVAGPGPAPHQPAMVPPPPNDNGPPPPFTSWMPPGYPPQPPQLPYPATIPPPPSPEGTGPTPGPQPQASGPAYTTYDQNTGAFADPAGGTGIFAPGINGASSAENWVDLMRDPRPL; encoded by the coding sequence ATGATAGACCGACTGACCAAGATCCAGGTTGGCATTTTCGCGCTGGTCACCGCCATCACGCTGACTTTGATAGTGATTTTTTATCTGCGGGTGCCGGCCGCGTTCGGTATCGGGACGTATCACGTGACCGCCGACTTCGAGGCCGGCGGTGGCCTGTACAAGAACGCCAACGTCACTTTCCGTGGTGTCGCCGTCGGCCGGGTGGAGTCGGTGGGGCTCAATCCCAGTGGTGTTGATGCCCAAATGCGGCTGAACAGCGGCACCGCGATCCCGTTGAATGTGATCGCCTCGGTAAAGAGTGTGTCGGCCATCGGTGAACAGTACGTCGACCTGGTGCCTCCCGCGAAGCCGTCATCGATCAAGTTGCGCAACGGATCCCGGATCCAGCGGAGCAACACCAGAATTGGCGAAGACGTCGCCACCCTGCTGCACCAGGTCGAGGCACTAGTCAACAGCCTCGGCGACACCCGGCTTCGGGACTTGCTGCATGAGACGTTCGCCGCGGCTAACGGCTCCGGTCCCGAACTGGCCCGGCTGCTCGAATCTGCGCGGTTGCTCGTCGACGAGGCCAACGCCGACTACCCACAAATCTCGCAGTTGATCGATCAGGCGGGCCCGTTACTGCAAGCCCAGATTCGTGCCGGCGCCGACATCAAATCCCTTGCCGATGGGCTGGCGCGGGTCACCTCCGAGCTGCGGCAGGCCGACCCCCAGGTGCGGTCAACGCTGGCTAACGCCGCGAGTACGGCCGACGAGGGCAGCACCGCGTTCTCCGGTATCCGTCCCTCCTTTCCGGCGCTAGCGGCCAGCCTGGCCAACCTGGGCCGGGTAGGCGTGATCTATCACAAGTCGATTGAACAGCTGTTGGTAGTCTTGCCGGCGTTGTTTGCGGCGCTCACCACGGCCGCGGGTGGAGCACCTCAAGACGAGGGCGCCAAGTTGGACTTCAAGGTCGACCTGAACGACCCGCCGCCCTGCGCCGTCGGCTTCCTGCCTCCGCCGTTGATCCGGTCGCCGGCCGACGAGACGCTGCGGGAGCTCCCGAAGGACATGTACTGCAAGGCCGCCCAGAACGATCCCAGCACGGTACGGGGCGCGCGCAACTACCCATGCCAGGAGTACCCCGGCAAACGCGCACCGACGATTCAGCTGTGTCGTGACCCGAAAGGCTATGTGCCGGTGGGTACTAACCCATGGCGCGGTCCGCCGATCCCGTCCGGTACGCCGGTAACTGATGGACGAAACATCTTGCCGCCCAACAAGTTTCCATATATTCCACCAGGAGCTGATCCCGATCCTGGCGCGCCTATCGTCGGCCCGCCTCCACCGGGTGAGGTGGCGGGTCCAGGGCCGGCGCCGCACCAGCCCGCGATGGTTCCGCCGCCGCCCAACGACAACGGGCCGCCGCCGCCGTTCACGTCGTGGATGCCGCCGGGGTACCCGCCGCAGCCGCCCCAGTTGCCGTACCCGGCGACGATCCCCCCGCCGCCATCACCGGAAGGCACCGGCCCAACGCCTGGTCCGCAGCCGCAGGCCAGCGGCCCGGCTTACACCACGTATGACCAAAACACCGGAGCCTTTGCAGACCCGGCGGGGGGCACTGGTATTTTCGCGCCCGGTATCAATGGCGCATCCAGTGCTGAGAATTGGGTAGACCTCATGCGTGATCCAAGGCCGCTTTAG
- a CDS encoding MCE family protein has protein sequence MNRILLRGSVLAAASALLAGCQFGGLNSLPLPGTAGHGSGAYTITVEMADVATLPQNSPVMVDEVTVGSVSGIQAKQRADGSFYAAVKLALDKDVVLPANATAKVAQTSLLGSLHIDLTGPRNQPPNGRLSNGATIQESSTGRLPTTEEVFSALGLVINKGNVGALEDITNETYQAVAGRQDQFVDLIPRLAELTAGLNRQVNDIIDAVDGINRFSAILASDKDNLGRALDTLPEAVRVLNNNRDRIVEVFAALERLAMVTSHVLTKIKVDFAADLKGLYSVVKALNDNRKDFVTSLQLLLTFPFPNFGIKQAVRGDYLNVFTTFDLTLRRIGETFFTTSYFDPNMTHLAEVLNPPDFLIGELANLSGQAADPFKIPAGTAAGQ, from the coding sequence ATGAATCGAATCTTGCTGCGCGGCAGCGTGTTAGCGGCAGCTAGCGCGCTGTTGGCCGGTTGTCAATTCGGCGGCCTGAACTCGCTGCCCCTGCCCGGCACGGCCGGTCATGGCAGTGGCGCATACACAATCACCGTCGAAATGGCCGACGTGGCAACGCTGCCGCAGAACTCGCCAGTCATGGTCGACGAGGTCACCGTCGGCAGTGTCTCCGGCATTCAAGCCAAGCAACGGGCCGACGGAAGTTTTTATGCTGCAGTGAAATTGGCGTTGGACAAGGATGTGGTGTTGCCAGCCAATGCGACCGCGAAAGTCGCTCAGACGTCGCTGCTGGGCTCGCTACACATCGACCTGACCGGTCCCCGGAACCAGCCGCCGAACGGCAGGCTGAGCAACGGGGCGACAATCCAGGAGTCCAGCACGGGCCGCCTTCCCACCACGGAAGAGGTGTTCTCCGCGCTCGGTTTGGTGATCAACAAGGGCAATGTCGGTGCGTTAGAAGACATCACCAATGAGACCTACCAGGCCGTGGCAGGTCGGCAGGACCAGTTCGTCGACCTAATTCCCAGGCTCGCCGAGTTGACGGCGGGACTCAATCGCCAGGTCAACGACATCATCGACGCGGTCGACGGGATAAACCGGTTTTCCGCGATCCTGGCCAGCGACAAGGACAACCTGGGCCGGGCGTTGGACACATTGCCTGAAGCGGTACGCGTGCTCAACAACAACAGAGATCGCATCGTTGAGGTGTTCGCGGCGCTCGAGCGGCTAGCGATGGTCACGTCGCACGTGCTCACCAAAATCAAGGTGGACTTCGCCGCAGACCTCAAAGGCTTGTACTCGGTGGTCAAGGCTCTCAACGACAACCGAAAAGACTTCGTCACCTCACTGCAACTCTTGTTGACCTTCCCGTTCCCCAACTTCGGTATCAAGCAGGCCGTACGCGGTGACTACCTCAACGTGTTCACCACCTTCGACCTCACCTTGCGCCGGATCGGTGAGACGTTCTTCACCACGTCGTACTTTGACCCGAACATGACGCACCTGGCCGAGGTTCTCAACCCGCCCGACTTCTTGATCGGCGAGCTAGCCAATCTGTCCGGACAAGCCGCTGATCCGTTCAAAATCCCCGCCGGTACGGCCGCGGGTCAGTAA
- a CDS encoding virulence factor Mce family protein — MVKGIAGGRGLRYGAVIALVAVLVGGVYVLSSGRNSRTIVGYFASAVGIYPGDQVRVLGVPVGEIDAIEPRASDVKITMSVSKDVKVPLDARAVIMSPNLVAARFIQLTPAYTGGAVLPDGGSIDLGRTAVPVEWDEVKEALSQLAAQLSPASGQMQGVLGAAINQAADTLDGNGESFHNALRELAQVAGRLGDSRDDIFGTVKNLQVLVNALAASNEQIVQFAGNVSSVSQVLADSSRNLDGTLATLNKAMVDIRGFLHENNSTLIGTVNKLNDFAQTLSDQSDNIEQVLHVAGPGIANFYNIYDPAQGTLNGLVSIPEFANPVQFICGGSFDTVAGPSAPDYFRRAEICRERLGPVLRRLTMNYPPIMFHPLNTITAYKGQIIYDTPATQAKAQTPVPELTWIPAQRSPTMQNPADLQSLLVPPAPEVGPTPGPAPLPAPAPASTEPLPAEQSSGR; from the coding sequence ATGGTGAAGGGGATCGCCGGCGGGCGGGGACTGCGCTACGGCGCCGTGATCGCGTTGGTCGCGGTGCTGGTGGGCGGTGTCTATGTGCTCTCGTCGGGAAGGAACAGCCGAACTATCGTCGGCTATTTCGCGTCTGCTGTCGGGATCTATCCCGGAGATCAGGTCCGCGTTCTTGGCGTCCCGGTAGGCGAGATCGACGCGATCGAACCACGGGCTTCCGATGTGAAGATCACCATGTCGGTGTCCAAAGACGTCAAGGTGCCCCTGGACGCCCGCGCCGTCATCATGTCGCCGAACCTGGTGGCGGCGAGGTTCATCCAGCTCACCCCGGCATACACCGGCGGAGCGGTATTGCCCGACGGCGGCAGCATAGATCTGGGCCGCACTGCGGTCCCGGTGGAATGGGATGAAGTGAAGGAGGCGCTGAGCCAACTCGCCGCCCAGCTCAGTCCGGCGTCCGGACAAATGCAAGGGGTACTGGGCGCAGCGATCAACCAGGCCGCGGACACGCTCGACGGCAACGGTGAGTCGTTCCACAACGCGTTGCGTGAGCTTGCGCAAGTTGCTGGGCGCCTGGGGGATTCGCGCGACGACATCTTCGGCACGGTCAAGAACCTGCAGGTACTGGTCAACGCACTGGCGGCAAGTAACGAACAGATCGTGCAGTTCGCCGGAAATGTGTCGTCGGTGTCGCAGGTGCTCGCGGACAGCTCGCGCAATCTGGACGGCACCTTGGCCACGCTTAACAAGGCGATGGTGGACATCCGAGGATTCCTGCATGAAAACAACTCGACGCTGATCGGAACGGTCAACAAGCTCAATGACTTCGCCCAGACGTTGAGTGACCAGAGCGACAACATCGAGCAGGTGCTGCATGTGGCCGGCCCCGGCATCGCCAACTTCTACAACATCTATGACCCGGCGCAGGGCACGCTGAACGGCCTCGTGTCGATACCTGAATTTGCCAATCCCGTCCAGTTCATCTGCGGTGGCTCGTTCGACACGGTCGCCGGGCCATCGGCACCCGACTACTTCAGGCGCGCCGAGATCTGTCGTGAACGGCTGGGGCCGGTGCTGCGCCGGCTCACCATGAACTACCCACCGATCATGTTCCATCCGCTCAACACGATCACGGCGTATAAGGGTCAGATCATCTACGACACCCCAGCCACCCAAGCCAAGGCGCAGACACCGGTTCCCGAGCTGACCTGGATACCCGCTCAACGATCGCCAACCATGCAGAACCCGGCGGACCTCCAGAGCCTGCTGGTCCCGCCCGCCCCGGAGGTCGGCCCCACTCCAGGCCCGGCGCCCCTGCCAGCACCGGCTCCAGCGTCTACCGAACCGCTACCGGCTGAACAAAGTTCTGGCAGATGA
- a CDS encoding virulence factor Mce family protein, which translates to MQPRDPLRTGIFGLVLVVCVVFIAFGYSGLPFWPQGQTYDAYFTDAGGITPGNSVYVSGLKVGKVVAVGLAGDSAKITFSVDRHVAVGDQSLAAIRTDTILGERSVSVSPAGTGKATSIPLSRTTTPYTLAGALEDLSQNANNLNKPQFEQALKVLTDTLRDATPELRGALDGVTSLSRTLNHRDEALQDLLAHAKSVTSVLSQRAEQVNRLIVDGDALFAALAKRRAALSQLISGISDVAAQISGFVADNRKEFGPALNKLNLVLDNLNERRDYITEALKRLPTYATELGEVVGSGPGFNVNVFSVLPAPMIATVFDLVYQPGKLPDSLADYLRGFIQERWIIRPKSP; encoded by the coding sequence ATGCAACCTCGCGATCCGCTGCGCACCGGCATCTTCGGCTTGGTGCTGGTGGTCTGCGTCGTGTTTATCGCGTTTGGCTACAGCGGGTTGCCATTCTGGCCGCAGGGACAAACGTACGACGCCTACTTCACCGACGCCGGCGGCATTACGCCTGGTAACTCTGTCTATGTGTCGGGACTCAAGGTCGGCAAGGTAGTGGCCGTGGGTCTGGCCGGGGACAGCGCCAAGATCACTTTCAGCGTGGACCGCCACGTCGCCGTCGGCGATCAGTCGCTGGCGGCGATCCGGACCGATACCATCCTCGGCGAGCGCTCCGTCTCGGTGAGCCCGGCGGGCACCGGCAAGGCGACCAGTATCCCGCTGAGCCGGACGACTACTCCGTACACGCTCGCCGGCGCACTCGAGGATCTGAGCCAAAACGCGAACAACCTGAACAAGCCCCAGTTCGAACAGGCGTTGAAGGTACTCACCGACACACTGCGCGACGCCACCCCGGAGCTGCGCGGTGCCCTGGACGGGGTGACGTCGCTGTCCCGCACCTTGAACCACCGTGACGAGGCGCTGCAAGACTTGTTGGCGCACGCGAAGTCGGTGACATCGGTGTTGTCGCAGCGCGCCGAACAGGTCAACAGGCTGATCGTCGACGGCGACGCGTTGTTCGCCGCGCTCGCCAAGCGGCGTGCCGCGTTGAGCCAGCTGATCTCCGGGATTAGTGATGTCGCAGCACAAATCTCCGGCTTCGTCGCCGACAACCGCAAGGAGTTCGGCCCCGCGCTGAACAAGCTCAACCTGGTGCTGGACAATCTCAACGAGCGCCGTGACTACATCACCGAGGCACTCAAACGGCTGCCCACCTACGCGACCGAGCTCGGTGAGGTGGTCGGATCTGGTCCGGGATTCAACGTCAACGTCTTCAGCGTGTTGCCGGCGCCGATGATCGCCACGGTATTCGACCTTGTCTATCAGCCAGGCAAGCTGCCGGATAGCCTTGCCGACTACCTGCGCGGGTTTATCCAGGAACGCTGGATCATCAGGCCGAAGTCGCCATGA